TCAAAGCAATCAAGGAAATTGAAGAGGTCAGCATCGGGCATGCCCTCATCGCACGCGCTTCACTGACTGGAATGGAAGCTGCGGTAAAGGAGATGCTGCGCCTTATCGATGCATAAGGAACCTCTGTCAAGGTGTTGCTTATACAACTGCGGAACATGCAAAAAAGAGCAGGAAAAGCAACGAATGATCAGTGTCGAGTTACAATAGAACTACAATGAAAAATGAACGAGCCAACAAATACTACAATAGCAGTTGTCCTTGCCACGAACAATCGCGACAAGGTCAGAGAGATCAAACCTCTTCTGGAAAACATCGTTCCTGAAATCACGGTTTATTCCCTTACCGATCTTCAGGTAGATATCGAGATCGAGGAAACGGAAGAAACCCTCGAAGGTAATGCAAGGCTTAAAACCGATGCCGTTTTCAACCTGCTTTCGAGTCGATTTCCGTTTCTTGTCACCGTTGCTGACGACACCGGTCTGGAAGTCTCCGGTCTGAACGGTGCTCCTGGAGTGTATTCCGCACGTTTCGCTCCCATGCCAGGAGGAAAACCGCCAACCTACGACGATAATGTCAACCATCTTCTCAAGATGATGGAAAGCATAACTGATAGAAAAGCCCTGTTCAGGACAGTCATAGCGCTCAAAGGCCGTATACCGAAAAACCATGCCCCGTTGCTCTTTGAAAAAACGGTAGAAGGTTCCGTTGAAGGAAAGATCGTTAAAGAAAAGACCGGCAACAACGGGTTTGGATATGATCCGATCTTTTGGGTAAATTCAGCGCAGGCAACTTTTGCGCAAATGAGTACCGAAGAAAAAAACAGGTTGAGTCACCGGTCCCGTGCCGTAAAAAAAGCTATTGAAGAGTTACGCCTGCTTCTCAACAAAACCCCTTAACTCTCAATGATCTGATATATCATGAGCCTTTTTGAAGCCATCATTCTCGGTATTGTTCAAGGGCTCACGGAGTTCCTCCCGATCAGCAGCACGGCTCACCTTCGTATCGTCCCGGCTCTTGTAGGTTGGCAGGACCCGGGAGCCCCGTTCTCCGCAATAGTTCAGATCGGAACGCTCGCTGCTGTCCTTGCTTACTTTTACCGTGATATCATCAACATTTCCAAAGCTTTCATCGCCGGGCTACGTAAAGGAAAGCCATTCGAGACACAGGATTCCAAAATGGCCTGGATGATAGGTGCAGGAACGATCCCTATAGTGGTCTTCGGCCTGTTTTTTAAAACCGAAATAGAAACAAGCCTTCGCTCTCTCTACTGGATCAGTACAGCGCTCATTGTGTTGGCAATCATGCTGATTCTTGCGGAATGGTTGATGAAGCGCCGTGCAAAAAAAGGGCTGCAACCAAAAACCATGCAGGAAATAGGCTGGAAAGAAGCCTTGCTGGTAGGCTTCGCTCAGAGTATTGCATTGATTCCCGGCTCTTCACGTTCAGGCGTCACGATTACCGGAGGCCTGTTCATGAACCTTTCTCGCGAAACAGCGGCCAGATTTTCTTTTCTGCTTTCACTTCCGGCGGTTTTCGCAGCCGGGATCTATCAGTTGTATGAAACATGGGACTCTCTCATGGCTTCGAGCAGCGAACTCATCAATCTTGTAGCGGCGACATTCTTTGCCGGTATTGTAGGTTACGCCTCTATCGCCTTTCTTATCAGCTACCTGAAGAAACACACGACATCTCTCTTTATCTTCTACCGTATCGCTCTCGGTGTCGGGATACTCGGCTTGATCACTGCCGGCTACATCCAGCCGTAGAATAAAAAAAGGGTTGTCCACGAATGAGCACGAATTTCAAAAAGAAAGAGAAACCGATAAGGCAATGATTCTTCAGATTAACGATACTACTTCTTGTATATACAACCACTCAATGTTCGGTTATTTGTTTTTTCGACCGAAGTTGAAAAAACAAATAACCGATACTCTTCAATTCGTGAAAATTCGTGCTCATTCGTGGATCAATTACAATAGACCTCACCCGGCACAGCTTCGCCTCTCTTTCTTCCAATTACCCGTCACCACATCAGCAACTATTAGGGGCAAAAAATAATTCTCTTTTGTATCATCCAATAGCGGAAAAATTTTTTATATATAGGTATAGTAACTAATAATACAACAAACACTTTTAGGCCATGCCATACAGCTTGTCGGGTGTAGGGCATAATGGCTTTGAAAAAGCAGATTTACATATACACACAAAATGTTCAGACGGCGTCTTTACACCGGAAGAAATTGTCGAAAAAGCGAAAAAAACCGGATTAAAGGCCATAAGTATCACTGACCATGATTCTGTTTTAGGAATTGACAAAGCAAAGCCATTAGCCAGCGAATACGGCATAGAGCTTATTACCGGTGTAGAAATGAGCTCTACATACCAGGGTCATGATATTCATATCCTGGGTTATTTTTTCGATTATAAAAACTCGGCACTCAAGAGTTATCTGGATCATTGCAAACAGCTCCGGACCGAACGCGCGGAACGTATGGTTGGCAAGCTTGCAGAAATGGGTGTCAAGATCGAGATCGAGCAGATCATTTTGAAGGCTCAGAACGGCAGTGTCGGTCGTCCGCACATTGCAGCAGTTCTGCAGGACGGTGGTTTCGTGAAAAGCTTCAGCGAAGCTTTCAGCAAATATCTGGGATCTCATAGTCCAGCCTATGTAAAAAGCATTGAAACTCCCCCTGCCGAGGTCATCAGGCTTATCAATGAGGCTGCAGGATTATCGTTTCTCGCTCACCCGGGGCAAAACATCCCGGATGAAATTCTCCGGCATCTGATCAATTTCGGACTCGACGGAATCGAAATCATTCATCCGTCTCATGATACCTACAAGGAAAATTACTACAGGGAAATAGCAAACGAGTATTTTCTGCTCTTTTCTGGCGGTTCCGACTACCATGGTCTTAAGGACCAGGAAAAAGACCTTTTTGGACAGATAACGATACCTTATGAATGGGTAACGAAAATGAAAAGCAGGATTGTTACCGTTTAGTACCACTATGACGCGATCAGTTATCGGAACGTTTTTATCCAACATCAATCTCTCGATAAAAGAGTTTTTCCTGACCATGCAGGAATTTTTTCTTTTTTCGGTAAGAGCTTTTGCAACCATTCCAAAAATAAAACGCTACTGGCGTGATTTTCTCGACCAGGCAACCATTGCAGGCACCGATTCACTGCCGATTGTCCTTGTCAGTTCCATATCAATCGGCGCTCTGCTTGCGGTAGAAGTCGGTAACCTCCTTGAAGATTTTGGGGCGAAAACAATGCTCGGGCGCTCGACCGCACTTTCGGTCATACGTGAACTCGGCCCTCTTATCATGGGTCTTATGCTTTCGGCGAGATACGGCTCACGCAACGGGGCTGAACTGGGTGCAATGAAGATATCCGAGCAGATCGATGCTCTTCGTGCTTTCGGCACCGATCCCGTAGCCAAGCTTGTCATGCCGCGTCTGACCGCCGCTCTCATCGTCTTCATTCCACTGACCGCAATCGCGGACTTCGCCGGCCTCTACAGCGCAGCACTTTTGGCGGAACATTATCATAAAATAGATCCGGGTATTTTCTGGAATGCGGTTTTTCCAAGGCTTGTACTCAAGGACTTCGTGGTCGGCTTCCTCAAAGCCCCTGTTTTCGCGATCATCATTACCCTTGTCAGCAGTTTCAACGGTTTTATCGCACAGGGAGGAACTGCCGGTGTAGGCAGATCGACAATCAAAGGCATCG
This is a stretch of genomic DNA from Prosthecochloris marina. It encodes these proteins:
- the uppP gene encoding undecaprenyl-diphosphatase UppP, with product MSLFEAIILGIVQGLTEFLPISSTAHLRIVPALVGWQDPGAPFSAIVQIGTLAAVLAYFYRDIINISKAFIAGLRKGKPFETQDSKMAWMIGAGTIPIVVFGLFFKTEIETSLRSLYWISTALIVLAIMLILAEWLMKRRAKKGLQPKTMQEIGWKEALLVGFAQSIALIPGSSRSGVTITGGLFMNLSRETAARFSFLLSLPAVFAAGIYQLYETWDSLMASSSELINLVAATFFAGIVGYASIAFLISYLKKHTTSLFIFYRIALGVGILGLITAGYIQP
- the rdgB gene encoding RdgB/HAM1 family non-canonical purine NTP pyrophosphatase; the protein is MNEPTNTTIAVVLATNNRDKVREIKPLLENIVPEITVYSLTDLQVDIEIEETEETLEGNARLKTDAVFNLLSSRFPFLVTVADDTGLEVSGLNGAPGVYSARFAPMPGGKPPTYDDNVNHLLKMMESITDRKALFRTVIALKGRIPKNHAPLLFEKTVEGSVEGKIVKEKTGNNGFGYDPIFWVNSAQATFAQMSTEEKNRLSHRSRAVKKAIEELRLLLNKTP
- a CDS encoding PHP domain-containing protein, translated to MPYSLSGVGHNGFEKADLHIHTKCSDGVFTPEEIVEKAKKTGLKAISITDHDSVLGIDKAKPLASEYGIELITGVEMSSTYQGHDIHILGYFFDYKNSALKSYLDHCKQLRTERAERMVGKLAEMGVKIEIEQIILKAQNGSVGRPHIAAVLQDGGFVKSFSEAFSKYLGSHSPAYVKSIETPPAEVIRLINEAAGLSFLAHPGQNIPDEILRHLINFGLDGIEIIHPSHDTYKENYYREIANEYFLLFSGGSDYHGLKDQEKDLFGQITIPYEWVTKMKSRIVTV
- a CDS encoding MlaE family ABC transporter permease — protein: MTRSVIGTFLSNINLSIKEFFLTMQEFFLFSVRAFATIPKIKRYWRDFLDQATIAGTDSLPIVLVSSISIGALLAVEVGNLLEDFGAKTMLGRSTALSVIRELGPLIMGLMLSARYGSRNGAELGAMKISEQIDALRAFGTDPVAKLVMPRLTAALIVFIPLTAIADFAGLYSAALLAEHYHKIDPGIFWNAVFPRLVLKDFVVGFLKAPVFAIIITLVSSFNGFIAQGGTAGVGRSTIKGIVVSSGLILVANFYVSKLVLENM